One Beggiatoa leptomitoformis DNA segment encodes these proteins:
- the aroA gene encoding 3-phosphoshikimate 1-carboxyvinyltransferase: MTMTHSKRFIVQPGGQLHGQHRVPGDKSISHRSIMLGALAEGTTHVSGFLEGEDTLATLAAFQAMGVNITRPSPYAVTIEGVGLQGLQAPQQALYLGNSGTSMRLMSGLLAGQAFSVEMTGDPSLSRRPMKRVTVPLAQMGANIETADNGTPPLKIHAGQGLHGIDYTMPIASAQVKSCLLLAGLYAQGITCITEPAPTRDHTERMLRGFGYPIQQVDNKVCLQGGGRLRGTDIEVPADISSAAFFMVGASIAIGSDITLEHVGINPTRIGVINILRLMGAKISLLNEREIGGEPVADIRVQASPLKGILIPIEQVPLAIDEFPAIFIAAACAEGETVLTGAEELRVKESDRIQVMADGLLKLGITAQPTADGIVIQGGQLQGGTIDSHGDHRIAMSFTIAALRAKAPIEIEDCANVATSFPTFIQLAQAAGVQVQEA, encoded by the coding sequence ATGACAATGACCCATTCGAAACGTTTTATTGTGCAACCGGGCGGACAATTACATGGTCAACACCGTGTTCCGGGAGATAAGTCTATTTCTCACCGTTCAATTATGCTGGGCGCATTAGCGGAAGGCACAACTCATGTGAGTGGTTTTTTAGAAGGGGAAGATACCCTAGCAACACTCGCCGCTTTTCAGGCAATGGGGGTTAATATCACCCGTCCAAGTCCATACGCAGTAACAATTGAAGGGGTTGGTTTGCAGGGCTTACAAGCACCACAACAAGCGTTGTATTTGGGTAATTCAGGGACATCAATGCGCTTAATGTCAGGTCTTTTAGCGGGGCAAGCCTTTTCTGTAGAGATGACGGGCGACCCATCTTTATCACGTCGTCCAATGAAACGGGTTACTGTACCTCTCGCACAGATGGGCGCAAATATTGAGACCGCAGATAATGGCACGCCACCGTTAAAAATCCACGCGGGACAAGGTTTACATGGCATTGATTACACAATGCCTATTGCCAGTGCGCAAGTAAAATCTTGTCTATTGCTCGCAGGTTTATATGCACAAGGTATCACGTGCATAACCGAACCTGCACCCACTCGTGATCATACCGAGCGGATGTTGCGCGGCTTTGGTTATCCCATTCAACAAGTGGATAATAAAGTTTGTTTACAAGGCGGTGGACGGCTACGCGGGACGGATATTGAAGTACCTGCGGATATTTCTTCTGCTGCATTTTTTATGGTTGGTGCAAGCATTGCGATAGGTTCGGATATTACGCTTGAACACGTTGGAATTAACCCAACTCGGATTGGGGTTATTAATATTTTACGGCTCATGGGTGCAAAAATTAGCTTGTTAAATGAACGTGAAATCGGTGGCGAACCTGTCGCAGATATTCGCGTACAAGCCAGCCCATTAAAGGGGATTCTCATTCCCATTGAACAAGTTCCTCTCGCAATTGATGAATTTCCAGCTATCTTTATAGCAGCCGCCTGTGCAGAAGGGGAAACCGTTCTCACGGGGGCAGAAGAATTGCGCGTAAAAGAAAGTGATAGAATTCAAGTTATGGCAGACGGTTTGCTTAAATTAGGCATAACCGCACAACCAACAGCCGATGGGATTGTGATTCAAGGCGGACAATTGCAAGGTGGAACAATAGATAGTCATGGTGACCATCGTATTGCAATGTCGTTTACGATTGCCGCATTACGCGCAAAAGCACCCATTGAAATTGAAGATTGTGCCAATGTTGCCACATCCTTCCCGACCTTTATTCAACTCGCACAAGCGGCGGGTGTTCAAGTACAAGAGGCGTAA
- the lapB gene encoding lipopolysaccharide assembly protein LapB — protein MLELLWLLLPVAAASGWLAARKHHRQARSGDSVNLLRFSSDYFRGLNYLLNEQPDKAIDVFIKLIDVDSDTVETHLALGALFRRRGEVNRAIRVHENLIARPSLDAAQRNLAVLELAYDYRRAGLLDRAEALFEKLIESEEHRDYAYHQLLDIYQQEHEWGKAITTAEALASVSDECLNTVIAHYHCEQAEILLQQQLYTQAQETLQLALQCDPLCVRASLLEGELALTQAQWQQAINAFQRVGQQDNDYLSEIIEPLQTCYQHLGRPTAFIAYLQSVLNTDAGMTPILELAKILKAQQGEQEAADFIVKQLHKRPSIRGLDFLLDLALSNSSSITHEHLLLLKDMTTQLLKNRSIYQCSHCGFRGKTLHWQCPSCKQWNTIKPIQGIDGE, from the coding sequence ATGTTAGAACTTTTATGGTTGTTATTACCTGTTGCTGCTGCTTCGGGTTGGTTAGCCGCGAGAAAACATCATCGTCAAGCACGTAGTGGCGATAGTGTAAATTTATTACGTTTTTCCTCCGATTATTTCCGAGGTTTGAATTATCTCCTTAATGAACAGCCTGATAAAGCTATCGATGTTTTTATTAAACTTATCGATGTAGATAGCGATACCGTTGAAACTCATTTAGCCCTAGGCGCATTATTCCGTCGACGCGGAGAGGTCAACCGTGCTATTCGGGTACATGAAAACTTGATTGCGCGTCCTTCTTTAGATGCCGCTCAGCGCAATCTTGCCGTATTAGAATTAGCCTATGATTATCGTCGTGCAGGATTATTAGACCGTGCAGAAGCATTATTTGAAAAATTAATTGAGTCTGAAGAACATCGTGATTATGCCTATCACCAATTATTAGATATTTATCAACAAGAACATGAATGGGGAAAAGCCATCACAACCGCAGAAGCACTCGCAAGTGTGTCAGACGAGTGTTTAAATACGGTGATTGCCCATTACCACTGCGAACAAGCAGAAATTTTACTTCAACAACAGCTATATACCCAAGCGCAGGAAACATTACAGTTAGCCTTACAATGTGACCCGTTATGTGTGCGAGCGAGTTTATTAGAAGGTGAACTAGCACTTACACAGGCACAATGGCAACAGGCAATTAATGCTTTTCAACGAGTTGGGCAACAAGATAATGATTATTTATCAGAAATTATTGAACCATTGCAAACCTGCTACCAACACTTAGGACGACCTACCGCTTTTATTGCCTATTTACAGTCGGTTTTAAATACGGACGCGGGAATGACTCCTATATTGGAATTAGCTAAAATTTTAAAAGCACAACAAGGTGAGCAGGAAGCCGCTGATTTTATTGTAAAACAATTACACAAACGTCCTTCAATTCGTGGTTTAGATTTTTTACTCGATTTAGCCCTGTCTAACTCCAGTAGTATCACGCACGAACATTTATTATTACTGAAGGATATGACCACACAATTATTAAAAAATCGCTCTATTTATCAATGTAGTCACTGTGGTTTTCGTGGAAAAACGCTGCATTGGCAATGTCCAAGCTGTAAACAATGGAACACGATAAAACCGATACAAGGAATTGATGGTGAATAA
- the rpsA gene encoding 30S ribosomal protein S1, producing the protein MSESFAELFAESQVKQNMLPGSIVTGTVVEIRSDVVIVNAGLKSEGVIPIKEFYNSNNELEVAVGDVVDVALDAVEDGFGETRLSREKAKRAASWKDLEDAFENTATITGIITDKVKGGFTVNINDIRAFLPGSLVDVRPVRDTSYLEGKPLEFKVIKLDRRRNNVVVSRRAVVEKENSQEREALLETMQEGMSLRGVVKNLTDYGAFVDLGGVDGLLHITDMSWKRVKHPNEVVNVGDEVEVKVLKFDRERVRVSLGLKQLGEDPWVDIARRYPESTRLFGKVTNLTDYGCFVEIESGVEGLVHVSEMDWTNKNVHPSKIVQVGDEVEVMVLDIDEERRRISLGIKQCQVNPWDGFAATHNKNDRVVGTIKSITDFGIFVGLDGGIDGLVHLSDISWNETGEEAVRRYKKGDEIEAVVLAVDPERERISLGIKQLEKDPFSHFVAEYPKGSLVKGVVKEVDPKGAMIQLQDGVEGYLRASELTRDRVEDARMLLKEGEDIEAKFIGVDRKKRVISLSIKAKETDEESAAINDYGRSQPSLGATLGDLLKEQMDKE; encoded by the coding sequence ATGAGCGAAAGCTTTGCTGAGTTATTTGCGGAAAGTCAAGTAAAACAAAATATGTTACCCGGCAGTATCGTCACGGGAACAGTGGTAGAAATCCGTTCAGACGTAGTCATTGTGAATGCAGGACTGAAATCTGAGGGCGTGATTCCCATTAAAGAGTTTTACAATAGTAATAATGAATTAGAAGTTGCAGTTGGCGATGTTGTGGATGTCGCCCTTGATGCTGTGGAAGATGGTTTTGGTGAAACACGCTTATCCCGTGAGAAAGCTAAACGCGCCGCTTCTTGGAAAGATTTGGAAGATGCCTTTGAAAACACCGCAACTATTACAGGTATTATTACTGATAAGGTTAAAGGTGGCTTTACTGTTAATATCAATGATATTCGCGCCTTTTTACCGGGTTCTTTGGTGGACGTGCGTCCTGTGCGCGATACCAGCTACTTGGAAGGCAAACCTTTAGAATTCAAGGTTATCAAGTTAGACCGTCGTCGTAATAACGTGGTTGTTTCACGTCGTGCTGTGGTTGAAAAGGAAAACAGTCAAGAACGCGAAGCCTTATTAGAAACCATGCAGGAAGGCATGAGTTTACGGGGTGTGGTGAAAAACCTCACCGATTACGGTGCGTTTGTGGACTTAGGTGGTGTTGACGGGTTGCTACATATCACTGATATGTCATGGAAACGTGTTAAACATCCTAACGAAGTGGTCAATGTTGGTGACGAAGTAGAAGTTAAAGTCCTGAAATTTGACCGTGAGCGTGTCCGTGTTTCTCTCGGACTCAAACAATTGGGTGAAGACCCATGGGTCGATATTGCCCGTCGTTATCCTGAAAGCACTCGCTTATTCGGTAAAGTCACCAATTTAACTGATTACGGTTGCTTTGTTGAAATTGAATCTGGCGTAGAAGGCTTGGTACACGTTTCTGAAATGGATTGGACGAATAAAAACGTACATCCTTCCAAAATCGTCCAAGTCGGTGATGAAGTCGAAGTCATGGTATTAGACATCGATGAAGAACGTCGTCGTATTTCTTTGGGTATCAAACAATGCCAAGTTAACCCTTGGGATGGTTTTGCCGCGACCCATAATAAGAATGACCGAGTGGTTGGTACTATTAAATCTATCACCGACTTTGGTATTTTCGTTGGTTTAGATGGCGGTATCGATGGCTTAGTCCACCTTTCTGATATTTCTTGGAACGAAACGGGTGAAGAAGCAGTACGCCGTTACAAGAAAGGGGATGAAATTGAAGCGGTTGTTTTAGCAGTTGACCCCGAGCGTGAGCGTATCTCTCTTGGTATCAAACAGTTAGAAAAAGACCCCTTCTCTCATTTCGTTGCTGAATATCCAAAGGGAAGTTTGGTGAAAGGTGTTGTCAAGGAAGTTGACCCGAAAGGTGCGATGATTCAGTTGCAAGATGGCGTTGAAGGCTATCTGCGTGCGTCTGAATTAACCCGCGATCGAGTTGAAGATGCCCGTATGCTCTTAAAAGAGGGTGAGGACATCGAAGCTAAGTTTATCGGCGTGGATCGCAAAAAACGGGTTATTTCTTTATCCATCAAGGCGAAAGAAACTGACGAAGAGTCTGCTGCGATTAATGATTATGGTCGTTCACAACCTTCATTAGGTGCGACATTAGGCGACCTATTAAAAGAGCAAATGGATAAAGAGTAA
- the pheT gene encoding phenylalanine--tRNA ligase subunit beta has protein sequence MKFSEQWLRTWVNPQMTTEELINCLTMAGLEVDDTEAVAPAFDNVVVGQVLTVERHPDAEKLKVCQINVGQETPLNIVCGASNVQADMKVPVALIGAVLPNDIRIKKSKLRGVESHGMLCSAKELGLAETSEGLMPLPTDAPIGESVRTYLGLDDTSIIIELTPNRGDCLSIQGIAREVKALTSTTLTAPKMLAIPATIADTFPVRIENNNGCPRYLGRVVRGINPKATTPLWMQERLRRGGIRSINPIVDITNYVLLELGQPMHAFDLAKLNGSIVVRLAKQGEKLTLLNEQIIQLDEQTLVIADEQQPLAIAGVMGGAGSGVVDDTIDIFFESAFFAPRQLAGCARRYGLHTDSSHRFERGVDPQLQRIALERATALLLDIAGGQAGAITEVTDTAQIPSPAVVTVRLQRIQSLLGHSFTSQEINDILQRLNMHVVQQGDIWQITPPSYRFDITIEVDIIEEIARVYGYHNIPARPPQGNFVMQAVPPVALQQLRDVLIQQGYYEAITYSFVDADLQKQLTPDHAGLTLANPIAKRQDNPTAIDMSVMRTTLWTGLLQTAQYNLTRQQARVRLFETGLRFVPSADGLQQERMIAGIVTGSRYPEQWGLSAINTDFFDVKAHVENLLAVSRKPYRFIAGLHPALHPGQTAEIYQDNTLIGIIGALHPQLQQQLDFTQPVYLFELQLAALSHAETPSYTDVSKYPSVRRDLAVVVQNTITADKVLDCVRQSAPNFLAETTLFDVYQGKGIEEGKKSLAIGLIFQEISRNLTESEIDKTLEQILSSLEHQLDAQLRK, from the coding sequence ATGAAATTCAGCGAACAATGGTTACGTACTTGGGTTAATCCCCAAATGACAACAGAAGAACTCATTAACTGCTTAACAATGGCAGGCTTAGAAGTCGACGACACAGAAGCTGTCGCACCTGCATTTGATAATGTTGTTGTTGGTCAAGTCTTAACCGTTGAACGCCATCCTGATGCAGAAAAATTAAAAGTCTGCCAAATCAACGTAGGTCAAGAAACCCCTTTAAACATCGTTTGCGGAGCAAGCAACGTACAGGCAGACATGAAAGTCCCTGTCGCGCTCATCGGAGCAGTGTTACCCAACGATATACGCATCAAAAAAAGCAAATTACGTGGTGTTGAATCGCACGGAATGCTATGTTCAGCCAAAGAATTAGGACTTGCTGAAACATCAGAAGGATTAATGCCGCTTCCTACAGATGCACCCATTGGCGAATCTGTGCGTACCTACTTAGGCTTAGATGATACCAGCATCATTATTGAACTAACGCCTAACCGTGGCGACTGCTTAAGCATTCAAGGAATTGCGCGTGAAGTTAAGGCCCTCACCAGCACAACACTCACCGCACCCAAAATGCTCGCGATTCCCGCAACCATTGCCGACACATTCCCTGTGCGCATAGAAAACAACAACGGTTGTCCGCGTTATCTGGGGCGCGTTGTGCGGGGTATAAATCCCAAAGCCACAACCCCGCTCTGGATGCAAGAACGCCTACGGCGGGGTGGTATTCGCAGTATTAACCCCATTGTTGACATCACTAATTACGTTTTATTAGAACTGGGACAACCCATGCACGCGTTTGATTTAGCCAAATTAAACGGCAGCATCGTGGTGCGACTAGCCAAACAAGGCGAAAAACTCACCTTGTTAAATGAACAAATCATTCAACTCGACGAACAAACCTTAGTCATTGCCGATGAACAACAACCCTTAGCCATTGCAGGCGTAATGGGTGGCGCAGGTTCGGGTGTCGTCGATGACACCATCGACATCTTCTTTGAAAGTGCTTTCTTTGCCCCGCGTCAACTCGCTGGTTGTGCCAGACGTTACGGCTTGCACACTGACTCCTCACACCGTTTCGAACGCGGGGTTGACCCACAACTACAACGCATCGCCCTAGAACGCGCAACAGCCCTACTACTCGATATTGCAGGGGGACAAGCAGGCGCAATCACTGAAGTCACCGACACCGCCCAAATTCCCAGCCCTGCCGTTGTGACCGTGCGCCTACAACGCATTCAATCCCTCTTGGGTCACTCTTTTACCTCCCAAGAAATTAACGACATTCTGCAACGACTTAACATGCACGTTGTACAACAAGGCGATATATGGCAAATAACACCACCTAGCTACCGCTTTGATATTACAATAGAAGTTGATATTATTGAAGAAATTGCTCGTGTTTACGGCTATCACAACATACCTGCCCGTCCTCCACAAGGTAATTTTGTGATGCAAGCCGTTCCCCCCGTTGCCCTGCAACAACTGCGCGACGTGCTGATACAACAAGGCTACTACGAAGCAATTACCTACAGCTTTGTCGATGCTGATTTACAAAAACAACTCACACCCGACCATGCAGGGCTTACATTAGCCAATCCCATTGCCAAACGCCAAGATAATCCAACGGCTATCGATATGTCCGTCATGCGCACTACACTCTGGACAGGGCTATTACAAACCGCACAATACAACCTGACCCGCCAACAAGCGCGCGTGCGTCTCTTTGAAACAGGATTACGATTCGTACCCAGTGCTGACGGTTTACAACAAGAACGCATGATAGCAGGCATCGTTACAGGCAGCCGCTATCCTGAGCAATGGGGCTTATCTGCCATCAATACCGACTTTTTTGATGTAAAAGCCCACGTAGAAAACTTACTCGCAGTCAGCCGTAAACCCTATCGTTTTATCGCAGGCTTACACCCCGCATTACACCCCGGACAAACAGCGGAAATTTATCAAGATAATACATTAATTGGCATTATCGGTGCATTACATCCGCAATTACAACAACAATTAGACTTCACCCAACCCGTTTATTTATTTGAATTGCAACTCGCCGCACTGAGTCATGCAGAAACACCTAGCTACACAGACGTTTCTAAATATCCCTCCGTGCGCCGTGACCTAGCTGTTGTGGTACAAAATACTATAACTGCTGATAAAGTTTTAGATTGTGTCCGCCAATCTGCGCCTAATTTCCTCGCAGAAACGACTCTTTTCGATGTTTATCAGGGGAAAGGCATCGAAGAAGGCAAAAAAAGTTTGGCAATAGGCTTGATTTTTCAAGAAATTTCCCGCAATCTAACAGAGTCGGAAATCGACAAAACCCTAGAACAAATACTGAGTTCACTAGAACATCAGTTAGACGCACAATTAAGGAAGTAA
- the ihfA gene encoding integration host factor subunit alpha: protein MALTKAAMAERLFDEMGLNKREAKEMVDLFFEEIRTALEKGEQVKLSGFGNFDLRNKNQRPGRNPKTGEEIPISARRVVTFRPGQKLRARVEEYAGTIEQ from the coding sequence ATGGCATTAACAAAAGCAGCAATGGCAGAAAGATTGTTTGACGAAATGGGTTTAAACAAGCGCGAAGCCAAAGAAATGGTTGATTTGTTTTTCGAAGAAATTCGCACCGCCTTAGAAAAAGGTGAACAAGTCAAATTGTCTGGATTTGGTAACTTTGATTTACGCAATAAAAACCAACGTCCCGGACGTAACCCTAAAACAGGGGAAGAGATTCCAATTAGCGCACGTCGTGTGGTAACCTTTAGACCAGGGCAAAAACTTCGTGCACGAGTAGAAGAGTATGCTGGAACCATCGAACAATAA
- the ureG gene encoding urease accessory protein UreG: MSSLRVGIGGPVGSGKTALVDALCKNLRDRYEIAVVTNDIYTKEDAQFLMRSQALPVERIIGVETGGCPHTAIREDASMNLVAVEQLSRTFPNLQIIFIESGGDNLSATFSPELSDLTLYVIDVAAGDKIPRKGGPGITKSDLLVINKIDLAPYVGASLDVMERDARKMRDTKPFVFSNLKTGEGLAEIIAFIETTGGIKNT, translated from the coding sequence ATGTCTAGTTTACGAGTTGGTATCGGTGGCCCTGTTGGGTCGGGTAAAACCGCGCTGGTTGACGCATTGTGTAAAAATTTGCGTGACCGCTATGAAATAGCTGTCGTTACCAACGATATTTACACCAAAGAAGATGCACAGTTTTTAATGCGTAGCCAAGCCTTACCTGTTGAACGAATTATTGGTGTAGAAACAGGTGGTTGTCCACACACAGCAATTCGTGAAGATGCATCAATGAATTTGGTGGCTGTTGAACAACTCAGCCGTACATTTCCAAATTTACAAATTATTTTTATTGAAAGCGGTGGCGATAATTTAAGCGCGACATTTAGCCCTGAATTATCAGATTTAACGCTTTATGTGATTGATGTCGCTGCGGGTGATAAAATTCCCCGTAAAGGCGGGCCTGGTATTACTAAATCTGATTTATTAGTAATTAATAAAATTGACCTTGCCCCTTACGTTGGCGCGTCTTTAGACGTGATGGAACGCGACGCACGCAAAATGCGCGACACAAAACCGTTTGTTTTTTCCAATTTAAAAACAGGGGAAGGATTAGCGGAGATTATTGCGTTTATTGAAACTACTGGCGGAATAAAAAACACATAA
- a CDS encoding MerR family transcriptional regulator: protein MLEPSNNNELPVIPGKRYFTIGEVSDLCAVKPHVLRYWEQEFPQLKPIKRRGNRRYYQRQDVVLIRQIRNLLYEEGFTIGGAKQRLLGDSPENNLQQGQHIIQQLRAELEEVLYLLQS from the coding sequence ATGCTGGAACCATCGAACAATAACGAACTTCCTGTCATTCCCGGTAAACGCTATTTCACTATCGGTGAGGTCAGTGATTTATGCGCTGTCAAACCGCATGTTTTGCGTTACTGGGAACAGGAATTCCCCCAATTAAAACCGATTAAACGTCGCGGTAACCGACGTTATTATCAGCGACAAGATGTTGTTTTGATTCGTCAAATCCGCAACTTGTTGTATGAAGAAGGTTTTACTATTGGTGGCGCGAAACAGCGATTATTGGGCGATAGTCCAGAAAATAACTTGCAACAAGGTCAGCACATTATTCAGCAATTACGGGCTGAACTTGAAGAAGTTTTATACCTTCTACAAAGCTAG
- a CDS encoding integration host factor subunit beta, whose amino-acid sequence MTKSELIEAIAQKQTQLAHKDIDLAVKTLLEHMAQALANGERIEIRGFGSFSLHFRPPRVGRNPKTGDAVSLPAKHVPHFKPGKELRDRVNV is encoded by the coding sequence ATGACAAAGTCCGAACTGATTGAGGCGATTGCGCAAAAGCAAACGCAACTAGCACATAAAGACATTGATTTAGCAGTGAAAACACTGTTAGAACACATGGCACAAGCCTTAGCGAATGGGGAACGTATTGAAATTCGTGGCTTTGGTAGCTTTTCTTTACATTTCCGTCCACCCCGTGTTGGTCGCAACCCTAAGACAGGCGATGCTGTTTCCTTACCCGCGAAACATGTACCGCACTTTAAACCTGGTAAAGAGTTGCGTGACCGGGTAAATGTATAG
- a CDS encoding tetratricopeptide repeat protein has protein sequence MLLRLTIGLLLVISALPTWSEEPVDYYARGQEYLQKSDFNNAVKAFGEAIRQGNDNALWELGRLYETGKGTSVDLKKAALFYEEAAQRGLKEAQYKIGIMYADGIGTVQNPSHALYWLRKAEANGHPKATNMRAKVERYLRVSYTDDFRKTFKMAETGRADAQYKLGMMYRDGIGTPSNQILASEWLKKSAEQGLFDAQAKLGVMYYEGVGVKQDYAEALKWITLAAEKGYAASQALLATMYRDGKGTEKNPALAYHWFLVATLYGNKQAETSANKLLKELTPEQSAEGERLTSEWIKNHLMPGKSTVEETPIVPVPDIAMPITTQPDSVEQPN, from the coding sequence ATGTTATTGCGTTTAACTATTGGTTTACTGCTTGTTATCTCCGCTTTGCCTACTTGGTCAGAAGAACCCGTAGATTATTATGCCCGTGGACAAGAATATCTCCAAAAATCCGATTTTAATAACGCCGTAAAAGCCTTTGGAGAAGCCATCCGTCAAGGCAACGATAATGCACTTTGGGAATTAGGACGCTTATATGAAACAGGCAAAGGGACAAGCGTTGATCTGAAAAAAGCGGCCTTATTTTATGAAGAAGCCGCACAACGTGGGCTAAAAGAAGCCCAATATAAAATTGGAATTATGTATGCGGACGGCATTGGCACAGTCCAAAATCCAAGCCATGCCCTCTATTGGTTACGCAAAGCAGAAGCCAATGGACATCCAAAAGCGACAAACATGCGCGCTAAAGTAGAACGATATTTACGTGTTAGCTATACCGATGACTTTCGCAAAACATTTAAAATGGCAGAAACAGGGCGTGCTGATGCACAATACAAACTCGGCATGATGTATCGTGACGGTATTGGTACACCAAGTAATCAAATACTTGCTAGTGAATGGCTAAAAAAATCGGCGGAACAAGGTTTATTTGATGCACAAGCTAAATTAGGGGTGATGTACTACGAAGGCGTTGGCGTTAAACAAGACTATGCTGAGGCTCTAAAATGGATAACCTTAGCCGCTGAAAAAGGTTACGCCGCCTCACAAGCCCTGCTTGCAACCATGTATCGTGATGGTAAAGGCACAGAAAAAAATCCTGCACTTGCCTATCACTGGTTTCTAGTCGCAACCTTATATGGCAATAAGCAAGCGGAAACCTCCGCAAACAAACTATTAAAAGAACTAACCCCTGAACAAAGTGCAGAAGGCGAACGTCTCACCAGCGAATGGATAAAAAACCATCTCATGCCCGGAAAATCAACGGTTGAAGAAACCCCAATAGTCCCTGTGCCAGACATTGCCATGCCAATCACCACGCAGCCAGACAGCGTAGAACAACCCAATTAA
- the cmk gene encoding (d)CMP kinase, whose amino-acid sequence MTYQFTPVITIDGPGGSGKGTIMLRVARYLGWHTLDSGAMYRVLALAALKHHVALEDEVGLVRLAGQLEVQFTAQPDLSDTHTLLEGQDVSVELRTEATGSAASKIASLAGVRLALLNRQRAFRRAPGLVADGRDMGTVVFPDAGVKIFLTASVEERAERRYKQLKGKGMDAKLVDLIVEIADRDERDRSRATAPLVPAQDAQLIDTTGVSIEKVVAQILQLVSANTKKLMIA is encoded by the coding sequence ATGACATATCAGTTCACCCCTGTTATTACCATTGATGGTCCGGGGGGTTCAGGCAAGGGAACGATTATGTTACGGGTTGCCCGCTATTTGGGCTGGCATACCTTAGACAGTGGTGCAATGTATCGAGTATTAGCCTTAGCTGCATTAAAACATCATGTGGCTTTAGAAGATGAAGTCGGTTTAGTGCGATTAGCAGGACAATTAGAGGTGCAATTTACCGCTCAACCAGATTTGAGTGATACGCACACGCTGCTAGAAGGGCAAGATGTTAGTGTAGAATTACGAACAGAAGCAACAGGTTCTGCGGCTTCTAAAATCGCATCGCTCGCAGGTGTACGGCTCGCACTTCTTAATCGCCAACGTGCATTTCGTCGCGCGCCCGGTCTGGTTGCTGATGGGCGTGATATGGGAACGGTTGTTTTTCCTGATGCGGGTGTAAAAATTTTTTTAACGGCAAGTGTTGAAGAACGTGCAGAACGACGCTATAAACAGTTGAAAGGCAAGGGAATGGATGCTAAACTTGTCGACCTTATTGTAGAAATCGCGGATCGGGATGAGCGGGATCGCAGTCGTGCTACTGCCCCATTAGTCCCTGCACAGGATGCGCAACTCATTGATACAACGGGTGTGTCAATTGAAAAAGTAGTAGCACAAATTTTACAGTTGGTGTCTGCCAATACTAAAAAACTCATGATTGCTTAA
- the pyrF gene encoding orotidine-5'-phosphate decarboxylase, protein MVNNATSLIIALDYPDAKPALALAEQLKASGCRLKVGMELFTHAGPHLVEKLVNQGFDVFLDLKFHDIPNTVAGAVKAAAELGVWMVNVHALGGRDMLIAAREALAGYPQRPLLIAVSILTSLETADLYGMGLHGSLTDNVLRLARLTEANGLDGLVCSPHEISLIRQSISTPLQLVTPGIRPQQSQQDDQKRTMTPQEALQQGANYLVIGRPITRAPDPLQALHAISQSLTV, encoded by the coding sequence ATGGTGAATAATGCTACGTCATTAATTATTGCCCTAGATTATCCTGATGCAAAGCCTGCACTCGCATTAGCCGAACAACTAAAAGCCAGTGGATGCCGTTTAAAAGTTGGTATGGAATTATTTACCCACGCAGGACCTCATCTGGTTGAAAAATTGGTAAATCAAGGGTTTGATGTCTTTTTAGATTTAAAATTTCATGACATTCCCAACACCGTTGCGGGTGCTGTCAAAGCGGCGGCTGAGTTAGGGGTATGGATGGTAAATGTTCATGCGTTAGGTGGTCGCGACATGCTTATTGCTGCGCGTGAAGCCTTAGCAGGTTATCCACAACGTCCACTCCTGATTGCTGTAAGCATACTCACCAGTTTAGAAACGGCGGATTTATATGGCATGGGCTTACACGGCTCATTAACCGATAATGTGTTACGCCTTGCTCGTTTGACAGAAGCCAATGGATTAGATGGCTTGGTTTGCTCGCCACATGAAATTAGTTTAATTCGTCAATCGATTAGTACCCCGCTACAATTGGTTACACCGGGTATTCGTCCACAACAAAGCCAACAAGACGACCAAAAACGCACAATGACCCCACAAGAAGCCTTACAACAAGGTGCAAACTATTTAGTCATTGGTCGCCCAATTACACGCGCCCCAGACCCATTACAGGCTTTGCACGCTATTTCACAATCACTCACCGTTTAA